The Paeniglutamicibacter sulfureus genome includes a region encoding these proteins:
- a CDS encoding alpha-hydroxy acid oxidase, which translates to MKRSLTRIPAALAQLKFKSLPKPGKGPASGALNLEDLRRLAKRRTPTAAFDYADGGSYAEEALERNYRAYRNTELLPGILRDVSAVDPSVTVAGGRFSLPVGIAPTGLTRLMHAAGERAGAAAAARQNIPFTLSTMGTVSIEETAAAAPGGTRWFQLYLGQDRAASLAMMRRAREAGYSALLLTVDTAVTSNRFRDQRNGMTLPPTLGPSTVLDALRRPGWCLDFLTTEPLGFANFPDNTGNVSAQFNTMFDASLNYTDLAWVREAWPGTLIVKGVQGPEDAVACFGHGVDGVVVSNHGGRQLDRAPVPVLQLPAIRAAVGPDRLIIADSGIMSGGDVVATLAAGANFTLIGRAYLYGLMAGGQAGVERALEILEREIRQTMALLGVRTLSELGPQHVRLGEG; encoded by the coding sequence ATGAAACGTTCCCTCACCCGGATTCCTGCGGCCCTCGCCCAGTTGAAATTCAAGTCATTGCCGAAACCAGGCAAGGGTCCGGCGAGTGGGGCGCTGAACCTGGAAGACCTGCGAAGGCTTGCCAAGCGCCGCACTCCCACTGCGGCCTTCGACTATGCGGATGGCGGTTCCTACGCCGAAGAGGCCTTGGAACGGAACTACCGTGCGTACCGGAACACCGAGTTGCTACCTGGGATCCTGCGCGACGTCAGCGCGGTGGACCCCTCCGTGACCGTGGCCGGTGGGCGATTCTCGTTGCCTGTGGGCATCGCCCCCACCGGACTGACCCGCCTGATGCATGCCGCCGGAGAACGCGCCGGGGCAGCAGCAGCGGCACGGCAGAACATACCCTTCACCCTTTCCACCATGGGTACCGTGTCCATCGAGGAAACCGCCGCCGCGGCACCAGGGGGCACCCGCTGGTTCCAGCTGTACCTCGGCCAGGACCGTGCGGCGTCCCTGGCCATGATGCGCCGGGCCCGGGAAGCCGGCTACAGTGCCCTGCTCCTGACAGTGGACACCGCCGTGACGTCCAACCGCTTTCGGGACCAACGAAACGGCATGACGCTGCCGCCCACGCTCGGCCCTTCAACCGTTCTCGATGCGCTCAGGCGCCCCGGCTGGTGCCTGGACTTCCTCACCACCGAACCGCTGGGCTTCGCAAACTTTCCGGACAACACGGGAAACGTCAGTGCCCAGTTCAACACGATGTTTGACGCATCCCTGAACTACACCGACCTCGCCTGGGTGCGGGAGGCATGGCCGGGCACCTTGATCGTCAAGGGAGTGCAGGGCCCGGAGGACGCTGTGGCATGCTTTGGGCACGGCGTCGACGGCGTGGTGGTCTCCAACCATGGCGGACGCCAGCTGGACAGGGCGCCGGTGCCGGTGTTGCAGCTGCCTGCCATCCGCGCGGCCGTGGGACCGGACCGGCTCATCATCGCCGATTCGGGAATCATGAGCGGCGGCGACGTGGTGGCGACGCTGGCCGCAGGGGCGAACTTCACCCTCATCGGCAGGGCCTACCTCTACGGTTTGATGGCCGGGGGACAGGCAGGGGTTGAACGCGCCCTGGAGATCCTCGAACGGGAGATTCGGCAAACCATGGCCCTGCTGGGCGTGCGCACCCTGTCGGAACTAGGTCCGCAACACGTGCGCCTGGGCGAGGGGTGA
- a CDS encoding ABC transporter substrate-binding protein has product MKNSTRTIRSGALGVLALAGMLALSACGGTAEAENPAAANASAPLFSQLPEKVQKSGAINVASNVEYPPFESFDTDGTTVIGIDREIADELEKQLGVTMDFDNIAFDAIIPGLASARYDMAMSAMSDTVERQKQVNFIDYFSAGGGVMTSAANAEKLKTLDDLCGAHVGIVKGTTEDADAAEASKKCEEAGKPKVEMTIFAGQNQAVLALQSNRVDAFLVDSTSGSVIAAESKGALSMGERYQDLAFGIVFPKDQEQLMNTIQKGLEAIKADGSYDKILAKYNMADHTMESFPVNGVKQ; this is encoded by the coding sequence ATGAAAAACTCCACGCGCACCATCCGTTCCGGCGCACTTGGTGTACTTGCCCTGGCCGGCATGCTCGCGCTCTCCGCCTGCGGCGGGACCGCGGAAGCCGAGAATCCGGCCGCAGCCAACGCAAGTGCGCCCCTGTTTAGTCAACTGCCGGAGAAGGTCCAAAAATCCGGGGCCATCAACGTGGCCAGCAACGTCGAATACCCGCCATTTGAATCCTTTGACACGGACGGCACCACCGTCATCGGCATCGACAGGGAAATCGCCGACGAGCTGGAGAAGCAGTTGGGCGTCACCATGGACTTCGACAACATCGCCTTCGACGCGATCATCCCGGGCCTTGCCTCGGCACGCTACGACATGGCCATGTCGGCGATGTCCGACACCGTCGAACGCCAGAAGCAGGTCAACTTCATCGACTACTTCTCCGCGGGCGGAGGCGTCATGACCTCGGCAGCAAACGCCGAAAAGCTCAAGACGCTCGATGACTTGTGCGGCGCCCACGTGGGCATCGTGAAGGGCACCACCGAGGACGCCGACGCCGCCGAGGCTTCCAAGAAGTGCGAGGAGGCCGGCAAGCCGAAGGTCGAGATGACGATCTTCGCCGGACAGAACCAGGCGGTGCTGGCCCTGCAGTCAAACCGCGTGGACGCCTTCCTGGTCGATTCGACCTCGGGTTCGGTCATTGCTGCCGAGTCGAAGGGCGCCCTGTCCATGGGCGAGCGCTACCAGGACCTGGCCTTCGGCATCGTCTTCCCCAAGGACCAGGAACAGCTCATGAACACCATCCAAAAGGGACTCGAGGCCATTAAAGCCGACGGCAGCTACGACAAGATCCTGGCCAAGTACAACATGGCCGACCACACCATGGAGTCCTTCCCCGTCAACGGGGTCAAGCAATGA
- the sucD gene encoding succinate--CoA ligase subunit alpha, which yields MSIYLNKDSKVIVQGITGGEGTKHTALMLKAGTNVVGGVNARKAGTTVLHGDKEIKVFGAVAEAMAETGADVSIVFVPPAFTKDAVVEAIEAGIGLVVVITEGVPVQDSAEFWALAQSKVDADGNQVTRIIGPNCPGIITPGEALVGITPNNITQKGPIGLVSKSGTLTYQMMYELRDLGFSTAIGIGGDPVIGTTHIDALAAFEADPETKAIVMIGEIGGDAEERAADFIKANVTKPVVGYVAGFTAPEGKTMGHAGAIVSGSAGTAQAKKEALEAAGVKVGKTPSETATLLREVFAAL from the coding sequence ATGAGCATTTACCTTAACAAGGACTCCAAGGTCATCGTTCAGGGCATCACCGGTGGCGAGGGTACCAAGCACACCGCACTGATGCTGAAGGCCGGCACCAACGTCGTCGGCGGCGTCAACGCCCGCAAGGCCGGCACCACGGTGCTGCACGGCGACAAGGAGATCAAGGTCTTCGGCGCAGTGGCGGAAGCCATGGCCGAAACCGGCGCAGACGTTTCCATCGTCTTCGTGCCGCCGGCATTCACCAAGGATGCAGTCGTTGAGGCCATCGAGGCAGGCATCGGCCTGGTCGTTGTCATCACCGAGGGCGTTCCGGTTCAGGATTCGGCCGAGTTCTGGGCACTGGCCCAGTCCAAGGTCGACGCCGACGGCAACCAGGTCACCCGCATCATCGGCCCGAACTGCCCCGGCATCATCACCCCGGGTGAGGCACTGGTCGGCATCACGCCGAACAACATCACCCAGAAGGGCCCGATCGGCTTGGTCTCCAAGTCCGGCACCCTGACCTACCAGATGATGTACGAATTGCGCGACCTGGGCTTCTCCACCGCCATCGGCATCGGCGGCGACCCGGTCATCGGCACCACCCACATCGACGCCCTGGCTGCGTTCGAGGCGGACCCGGAGACCAAGGCCATCGTGATGATCGGCGAAATCGGCGGCGACGCCGAAGAGCGTGCGGCCGACTTCATCAAGGCCAACGTCACCAAGCCGGTCGTCGGCTACGTGGCCGGCTTCACCGCACCCGAGGGCAAGACCATGGGCCACGCCGGCGCCATCGTCTCGGGCTCGGCCGGTACCGCACAGGCCAAGAAGGAAGCACTTGAGGCTGCAGGCGTGAAGGTCGGAAAGACCCCGTCGGAAACCGCAACGCTGCTGCGCGAAGTTTTCGCCGCACTCTAA
- a CDS encoding cytochrome P450: MDSTLAAATAPIFTEDPYSPAHLAEPYGLFERMRDAGPVVLLKEHDVLAVTRFDECKEVLEDYRTFISGAGAGPRNLHREPSWRAQGIMESDPPIHTQMRHAIAGVISPRGVRSLRAGFEEYATELVDELLERGEFDLVKDLSEVFPLRAFGDAVGIPREGRAENLLALGAANFSTFGPDTPLAREHFSAGAGTNDWAMANTARERLRPGSLGAQIWDLADRGEITTDQAPLLVRAMLSAGLDTTIFSLGATLLALVRHPGQYAKVHENPKLVKFAIDEAFRYESPFQSFYRTTSQAAEIGGMAIPADTKVAVFVGAANRDERRWGPTANEYDIARAAGGHLAFGMGIHQCVGQPLSRLEMDVLITELARRVKSIELTAEPEQFMHTTLRGWKSIPVRVAAA, encoded by the coding sequence ATGGACTCGACCCTGGCCGCTGCCACAGCGCCGATATTTACGGAAGACCCCTATTCCCCGGCGCATTTGGCCGAACCATATGGGCTCTTTGAACGCATGCGCGACGCCGGCCCGGTTGTACTGCTCAAGGAGCACGATGTCTTGGCCGTGACGCGCTTCGATGAGTGCAAGGAAGTCCTGGAGGACTATCGGACCTTCATCTCCGGCGCGGGTGCCGGGCCGCGGAACCTTCACCGCGAACCCAGCTGGCGGGCCCAGGGCATCATGGAATCGGATCCCCCGATCCACACCCAGATGCGCCATGCCATAGCCGGAGTCATCTCACCCCGCGGGGTCCGTTCGCTGCGCGCGGGTTTCGAGGAGTACGCCACCGAGCTGGTCGACGAGCTGCTGGAGCGCGGGGAATTCGACCTGGTCAAGGACCTGTCGGAGGTTTTCCCCCTGCGCGCGTTTGGGGATGCCGTCGGTATTCCGCGCGAGGGCCGGGCCGAGAACCTCCTGGCGCTGGGCGCTGCCAATTTCTCCACCTTCGGACCCGACACGCCCCTGGCCAGGGAGCATTTTTCCGCCGGGGCCGGCACCAACGACTGGGCCATGGCCAATACCGCCCGTGAACGGCTGCGCCCTGGCAGCCTGGGTGCGCAGATCTGGGACCTCGCAGACCGCGGCGAGATCACCACGGACCAGGCACCGCTACTGGTGCGGGCCATGCTCTCGGCAGGCCTGGACACCACGATCTTCTCGCTGGGAGCCACGTTGTTGGCCTTGGTCCGCCACCCCGGGCAATATGCGAAGGTCCACGAGAATCCCAAGCTCGTGAAGTTCGCCATCGACGAGGCCTTCCGCTATGAGTCGCCGTTTCAGTCCTTCTACCGCACGACGAGCCAGGCCGCGGAAATCGGGGGCATGGCCATCCCGGCCGATACCAAGGTCGCGGTATTCGTTGGCGCCGCGAACCGCGACGAGCGGCGCTGGGGGCCGACGGCGAACGAGTACGATATCGCCCGAGCAGCCGGCGGGCACCTGGCATTCGGCATGGGCATCCACCAGTGCGTGGGCCAGCCGCTGTCGCGACTCGAAATGGACGTGCTGATCACCGAACTGGCGCGCCGGGTGAAGAGCATCGAGTTGACGGCCGAGCCCGAGCAATTCATGCACACCACGCTACGCGGCTGGAAATCCATTCCGGTGAGGGTCGCCGCCGCTTAG
- a CDS encoding HAL/PAL/TAL family ammonia-lyase translates to MTTAVLAETAPVTIGVHRATLDDLIQVARHRRPVIIDDAVFDAMAPSREWLDGIVDAMGPGKQTPPIYSINTGFGSLAGRKAFAEPADAAELSRRLVLSNAAGVGRHVDEEVVRATMFIRIVSLTQGYSGVRPEIVSTLARMLNAGVCPAIPEYGSLGASGDLIPLAHVAIVMSRSHTGEDVDLDSGEALLDGKVVSGIAAMRHAGIERLPLGAKDGLALLNGTSFSCAQAALALYDAQNLLETAQITAAMTIEALRGFGDAFIDELHQARGQRGQIEVATRIRELLSGSTLIDGNASTDPVRQPPQDAYSLRCIPQVFGPIKDTLAFAAGIIDNEINAATDNPLIFPSLPDTRKLKAVSGGNFHAEYVAFAADFISIVVTEIGNITERRLFRLDDGTLNRGLPDMLIDSEQTGMDCGYMLPQYLAAALVSDCKTLAHPDSVDSIPTCANQEDHVSMANNAGRHARQIVANIESVVGIELLMAAQALELRAAHPDTGDARPGAASAAALALVRGSKSADGRPIDHIRADVVMYPRVRKALDLVHSGSVVETVNKVLAG, encoded by the coding sequence ATGACTACAGCAGTATTGGCTGAAACGGCACCGGTGACCATTGGCGTTCACCGTGCCACGCTCGACGACCTCATTCAGGTGGCCCGGCATCGACGCCCCGTAATCATCGATGATGCGGTCTTCGACGCCATGGCCCCCAGTCGGGAATGGCTGGACGGCATCGTCGATGCGATGGGACCGGGCAAACAGACACCGCCGATCTATTCCATCAACACCGGGTTCGGGTCATTGGCCGGGCGCAAGGCCTTCGCCGAGCCGGCCGACGCCGCCGAACTGTCCCGGCGCCTGGTGCTCTCAAACGCCGCGGGCGTGGGGCGTCACGTGGACGAGGAAGTCGTGCGGGCGACGATGTTCATCCGCATCGTCAGCCTGACCCAGGGATACTCCGGGGTGCGGCCCGAAATCGTCAGCACCCTGGCCCGGATGCTCAATGCGGGGGTCTGTCCGGCGATTCCGGAGTACGGCTCGCTCGGCGCCTCTGGCGACCTCATCCCGCTGGCCCACGTGGCCATCGTGATGTCGCGGTCGCACACCGGCGAAGACGTGGATCTGGATTCGGGGGAGGCCCTGCTGGACGGCAAGGTGGTCAGCGGCATCGCCGCGATGCGCCACGCCGGCATCGAGCGGCTCCCGCTGGGGGCCAAGGACGGACTCGCCCTGCTCAACGGCACCTCGTTCTCCTGCGCCCAGGCGGCACTGGCCCTCTACGACGCACAAAACCTGCTGGAAACGGCACAAATCACCGCGGCCATGACCATCGAGGCGCTCAGAGGGTTCGGTGACGCCTTCATTGACGAGTTGCACCAGGCCCGCGGCCAGCGCGGACAAATCGAGGTCGCCACGCGCATCCGCGAACTGCTGTCGGGGTCCACCCTCATTGACGGCAACGCGTCAACCGACCCGGTCCGCCAGCCGCCCCAGGACGCCTACTCGCTGCGCTGCATCCCGCAGGTCTTTGGCCCGATCAAGGACACCTTGGCCTTCGCTGCCGGGATCATCGACAACGAAATCAACGCGGCCACCGACAACCCGCTGATTTTCCCGTCGCTGCCCGACACCCGCAAACTCAAAGCCGTCTCGGGAGGGAACTTCCACGCCGAGTACGTGGCCTTCGCCGCCGATTTCATCTCCATCGTGGTCACCGAGATCGGCAACATCACCGAACGCCGGCTCTTCCGACTTGACGACGGAACGCTGAACCGGGGGCTGCCCGACATGCTGATCGACAGCGAACAAACGGGCATGGACTGCGGCTATATGTTGCCGCAATACCTGGCCGCGGCACTGGTGTCCGACTGCAAGACCCTCGCCCACCCCGACTCGGTCGATTCCATCCCCACTTGCGCCAACCAGGAAGACCACGTCTCAATGGCCAATAACGCCGGACGGCACGCCCGGCAGATCGTTGCCAACATCGAATCCGTGGTCGGCATCGAATTGCTCATGGCCGCCCAGGCGCTGGAACTGCGTGCCGCGCACCCCGACACCGGGGATGCCCGCCCGGGCGCGGCAAGCGCCGCAGCCCTGGCTCTGGTGCGGGGGAGCAAGTCGGCCGACGGACGGCCGATCGACCACATCCGCGCCGACGTGGTCATGTATCCACGGGTCCGGAAGGCCCTGGACTTGGTGCACAGCGGATCGGTCGTTGAAACCGTGAACAAGGTTCTCGCCGGCTAG
- a CDS encoding IclR family transcriptional regulator, whose product MSTSFERGLRILTEVIEHGDASVEAVSRKLGIPASSAYRYFKVLREQDFVCEEDGRYRPGPALLRSAGRHHAQSYLAEVGNAVLREIVDQVGETAVMIVRIGSQAMCLRRVEPEKSLKYSFAVNELLPLHAGAGQRVLLAWAPPEVVHEVLTGSMTRFTAKTMNREQILASIPQTRSSGYVLSRGELDQGSLSIAIPVTSQGEVVCSINVAGPEATCGSRFWISSTLRVMQESANKLTQALQECTPNKSTRETLDDYSSIG is encoded by the coding sequence ATGTCAACGTCTTTTGAACGGGGATTGAGAATCCTGACCGAGGTCATTGAACACGGAGACGCCTCGGTCGAGGCCGTGTCCAGGAAGCTCGGCATTCCCGCAAGCTCCGCGTACCGCTATTTCAAGGTGCTGCGCGAACAGGATTTCGTCTGCGAGGAAGACGGACGGTACCGGCCGGGCCCGGCGCTTCTTAGGTCCGCCGGCCGCCACCATGCCCAGTCCTACCTCGCCGAGGTGGGCAATGCGGTGCTTCGCGAAATCGTGGACCAGGTCGGGGAAACGGCCGTGATGATCGTGCGGATTGGTTCCCAGGCCATGTGCCTTCGGCGTGTGGAACCGGAGAAGTCCCTGAAATACTCCTTCGCGGTCAACGAATTGCTGCCGCTGCATGCGGGGGCGGGGCAGCGGGTGCTGCTGGCCTGGGCACCCCCGGAAGTGGTTCACGAGGTGCTCACCGGATCCATGACCCGGTTCACCGCCAAGACCATGAACCGCGAGCAAATCCTGGCGTCCATTCCGCAGACCCGGTCCTCCGGATATGTGCTTTCCCGCGGCGAACTGGATCAGGGATCGCTGTCCATCGCCATCCCGGTGACCAGCCAGGGAGAAGTCGTCTGCTCGATCAACGTCGCCGGTCCCGAGGCAACGTGCGGTTCTCGCTTCTGGATCTCCTCCACGCTGCGCGTCATGCAGGAATCGGCCAACAAACTTACCCAGGCATTGCAAGAGTGCACACCGAACAAATCAACCAGGGAGACCCTTGATGACTACAGCAGTATTGGCTGA